The following coding sequences lie in one Rutidosis leptorrhynchoides isolate AG116_Rl617_1_P2 chromosome 4, CSIRO_AGI_Rlap_v1, whole genome shotgun sequence genomic window:
- the LOC139842141 gene encoding F-box/kelch-repeat protein At3g23880-like — MLDHVPFEILIEIMTRLPVKSLIQFTSVLKTWKSLIRSSKFIADYYTNLRSQRQHLIQYNHHSHYQQNCFVSIVDDNTFPEHQLTLTTPSSLSLDNLALVGSSHGLFCFVARKGTNILSKVVVIWNPSIRKSVAIYVHNDIKEDEDCFLGFGVCPNTLDPKIIKICKFDGNLEVVVFTLSSRTWRSPLSNIMLSNNLTITSPYSNIVIGGLIYWCALKSFLYTIVSFDLTSEEFVEIQLPDELKLSYQMDSRIFKLRESLVVVQQHMNNDYQVWIMENKVTKSFTKLFNINILPDLSVIKPCGFRMNDQLILESSCHLVAYDPSTESIKNLGFDGRINSFDVTSYTESLLLIDNSESLIY; from the coding sequence ATGTTAGATCACGTACCTTTTGAAATACTAATCGAGATCATGACCCGGCTTCCTGTTAAATCATTAATTCAATTCACATCAGTTTTAAAAACATGGAAGTCTTTAATCCGTAGCTCAAAGTTTATTGCTGATTATTACACCAATCTTCGGTCTCAGCGGCAACATCTTATACAGTACAATCATCATTCACATTATCAGCAAAATTGTTTTGTTTCGATTGTTGATGATAATACTTTCCCCGAACACCAGCTTACTTTGACAACTCCCAGTTCCCTCAGTCTTGATAATTTGGCGCTAGTTGGCAGCTCGCATGGACTGTTCTGTTTTGTCGCCCGAAAAGGTACTAATATACTATCGAAGGTGGTTGTTATTTGGAATCCTTCAATAAGAAAATCTGTTGCCATTTATGTGCATAATGATATTAAAGAAGATGAAGATTGTTTTCTTGGTTTTGGGGTTTGTCCAAACACACTCGACCCGAAGATAATCAAGATTTGTAAATTTGATGGCAACCTTGAAGTTGTGGTTTTTACATTAAGTTCAAGGACGTGGAGGAGTCCATTAAGTAATATTATGCTTAGTAATAACCTTACTATAACAAGCCCTTACTCTAATATAGTTATAGGTGGGTTAATTTATTGGTGTGCACTTAAGAGTTTTCTTTATACGATTGTTTCGTTTGATTTGACAAGTGAAGAATTTGTGGAGATACAATTGCCGGACGAATTAAAGTTATCATATCAAATGGATTCACGAATATTCAAGCTTAGGGAGTCTCTTGTTGTGGTTCAACAACACATGAACAATGATTATCAAGTGTGGATAATGGAGAACAAAGTAACAAAATCGTTTACCAAGCTATTCAACATCAACATATTACCAGATTTATCGGTGATAAAACCTTGTGGATTTAGGATGAATGACCAACTTATATTGGAAAGTTCATGTCACCTGGTAGCCTATGACCCTTCCACAGAAAGCATCAAAAATCTCGGGTTCGATGGAAGAATTAATTCATTTGATGTGACTTCCTATACGGAATCGCTACTACTAATTGATAACTCTGAATCATTAATATATTGA